CAGTCGAGGAGGTGTGGACGGCCTGACGCCCGCCGACGCCCGCCTCCTCGGCTGGGGCACCACCGCCGGGATCGTCGTCCAGGCCCTCGCCCTGATCCCCTCGCTGCGCGCGGCCCGCTTCCGCTGGCGCCCGCGCTTCGACTGGCGCGGCAGTGGCCTCGCCCGGCCCCTGCGCAACGCGGGCTGGCTGGTCATGCTCGTCCTCACCAACCAGATCGCCTACTGGGTGGTCACCCGGCTCTCCACCACCACGGGCCGCGAGGCCGCCCTGGAAGGCCTGGCGGGCGGCGCGGGCTACACCGCCTACAGCAACGCCTACCAGCTGTGGATCGTCCCCCAGGGCATCATCACCGTCTCCCTGGTCACCGCACTCATGCCGCGGATGAGCGCCGCGGCGGCCGACGGGGACCTCGGGCGGGTGCGCCGCGACGTCTCGTACGCGCTGCGCACCAGCGCCGCCGTCGTCGTCCCGGCCGCCGCGCTCTTCGCCGCCCTCGCCCCCTGGGTCATGGGCAGCGTCTTCGAGTACGGGCGCACGGGCCCCGCCGACATCGAGGTCATGGCGGGCATGCTCATCGCGTTCGCCCCCGGCCTGATCGCCTTCTCCGGGCAGTACGTCCTCTCGCGCGGCTTCTACGCCCTGTCCGACACCCGCACCCCGTTCTTCCTGAACCTGGTGATCGCGGTGCTCAACGGCGCCCTCTCGGCCGCCGCCTACTTCCTGCTGCCCCCGCGCTGGGCCGTCACCGGCATGGCCGCCGCCTACTCCCTCGCGCTCTTCGCGGGCGCGGCCGTGACGGCGTACGCCCTCTCCCGGCGCCTGGGCCCGCGGGCGGGCGGCCGCGCGCGGCGGCGCGCCGGCGCGCTGCGCACCCACCTGCGGCTGCTGGTCGCCTGCCTGCCCGCCGGGGCCGCCGGATACGCCGCCGCCCGGGCCGCCGACGGCCTCGGCGCCTTCGCCGCGCTCGCCGCGGGAACCGTGGCGCTCGCCCTGACCGTCGTACTCCTCGCCAGGCCGCTGCGGCTGACCGAGATCACGGACGTGCTGGATTCCCTGCGGCGCAGAGCGGGCCGACGGGTCCCTCTGGGCCGTTAGGGTGAAGAGAACGATCAGAACAGCTGGGACACTGACCGCATGCCACGCGTACTGCTCATAGAGGACGACCCCTC
This is a stretch of genomic DNA from Streptomyces sp. NBC_00536. It encodes these proteins:
- the murJ gene encoding murein biosynthesis integral membrane protein MurJ, with protein sequence MTATDTRPGPESAERAAAGPDAAPGKSSVLRSGALMAAGSIVSRATGFVRSAVVVAALGTGLLGDSYAVANTVPNILYMLLIGGALNAVFVPELVRAAKEHRDGGAAYTDRLLTACTVALVVLTAAAVFCAPLIVSAYTGADGARASTTVALARYCLPQILFYGLFTLLGQVLNARGRFGAMMWTPVLNNVVIIGVFGLFLHLSHGSRGGVDGLTPADARLLGWGTTAGIVVQALALIPSLRAARFRWRPRFDWRGSGLARPLRNAGWLVMLVLTNQIAYWVVTRLSTTTGREAALEGLAGGAGYTAYSNAYQLWIVPQGIITVSLVTALMPRMSAAAADGDLGRVRRDVSYALRTSAAVVVPAAALFAALAPWVMGSVFEYGRTGPADIEVMAGMLIAFAPGLIAFSGQYVLSRGFYALSDTRTPFFLNLVIAVLNGALSAAAYFLLPPRWAVTGMAAAYSLALFAGAAVTAYALSRRLGPRAGGRARRRAGALRTHLRLLVACLPAGAAGYAAARAADGLGAFAALAAGTVALALTVVLLARPLRLTEITDVLDSLRRRAGRRVPLGR